In one window of Vulpes vulpes isolate BD-2025 chromosome 1, VulVul3, whole genome shotgun sequence DNA:
- the LOC112928472 gene encoding uncharacterized protein isoform X1, whose product MTMSANRTSPQKSLILVPEEHDSSFEGSVSFRDVAVDFSREEWQHLDLAQRNLYRDVMLETYSHLLSVGYEVPQPEVFMLEQGKEPWALQGESPHQNCTEDLWQIGDQIESYQQKENKSLRDVAFIKKILTTKKDYEYKDIRKIIYVSQNILSPKRSHQCDSFGIAFKHALDLHSHYRNSTSKNINKITEYSKISYYTDPECSPTGEKLWDHNQCGKILSYKQAPSQHQKIHTGEKSYECAEFGKIFTQKSQLRVHLKVHTGEKLYVCIDCGKAFVKKPEFITHQRAHTREKPYKCSECGKAFFQVSSLVRHQRIHTGEKLYECSECGKGFSYNSDLSIHQKIHTGERHHECNDCGKAFTQKSTLKMHQKIHTGERSYICIECGQAFIQKTHLIAHRRIHTGEKPYECDNCGKSFISKSQLQVHQRIHTRMKPFIYTEYGKIFNNSSNLITHKKVQIREKSSICTECGKAFTYRSELIIHQRIHTGEKPYECGDCGKAFTQKSALTVHQRIHTGEKSYVCMKCGLAFIQKAHLIAHQIIHTGEKPYKCGHCGKSFTSKSQLHVHKRIHTGEKPYMCTKCGKAFTNRSNLITHQKTHTGEKSYICPKCGKAFTQRSDLITHQRIHTGEKPYECGTCGKAFTQKSHLNIHQKIHTGERQYECHECGKAFNQKSILIVHQKIHTGEKPYVCSECGRAFIRKSNFITHQRIHTGEKPYECNDCGKSFTSKSQLLVHQPIHTGEKPYVCAVCGKAFSGRSNLSKHQKTHTGEKPYICSECGKTFRQKSELIIHHRIHTGEKPYECSDCGKSFTKKSQLQVHQRIHTGEKPYICAECGKAFTDRSNLNKHQTTHTGDKPYKCVVCGKGFVQKSVLNVHQSIHT is encoded by the exons ATGACTATGTCAGCTAATCGGACCTCTCCCCAGAAATCCCTGATCCTGGTTCCAGAGGAACATGACAGTTCATTTGAG GGATCGGTGTCCTTCAGGGATGTCGCTGTAGATTTCAGCAGAGAGGAGTGGCAGCATCTAGACCTTGCTCAGAGAAACCTGTACCgggatgtgatgctggagacctatAGTCACCTGCTCTCTGTAG GGTATGAAGTTCCCCAACCAGAAGTTTTCATGTTGGAGCAAGGAAAGGAGCCATGGGCATTGCAGGGTGAGAGCCCACATCAGAACTGTACAG AAGATTTGTGGCAGATTGGTGACCAGATAGAGAGCtatcagcaaaaagaaaacaaatctttaagaGATGTTGCTTTCATCAAGAAAATTTTGACAACAAAGAAGGATTATGAATATAAggacattagaaaaataatttatgtgagcCAAAACATTCTTTCTCCAAAAAGATCCCATCAGTGTGACTCATTTGGAATTGCTTTCAAACATGCTTTAGATTTACACAGTCATTATAGAAACAGTACCTCAAAGAACATTAATAAGATTACTGAATATAGTAAAATTTCTTACTATACTGACCCTGAGTGTTCTCCAACAGGAGAGAAGTTATGGGACCATAATCAATGTGGAAAAATTCTCAGCTATAAACAAGCACCCTCTCAACATCAGAAAATTCATACTGGGGAAAAATCTTATGAATGTGCTGAATTTGGAAAGATCTTCACCCAGAAGTCACAACTCAGGGTACATCTGAAAGTTCATACAGGAGAAAAACTCTATGTGTGCATTGACTGTGGGAAGGCTTTTGTAAAGAAGCCAGAATTCATTACACATCAGAGAGCCCATACTAGAGAGAAGCCCTATaagtgcagtgaatgtggaaaagctTTTTTCCAAGTGTCTTCTCTCGTAAGGcaccagagaattcatactggagaaaaactttatgaatgcagtgaatgtggaaaagGCTTCTCTTATAACTCTGATCTCAGTATACATCAAAAAATCCATACTGGAGAAAGACACCATGAATGTAATGATTGCGGTAAAGCATTTACGCAAAAGTCTACACTCAAGATGCATCAAAAGATTCATACAGGTGAGCGATCCTATATATGTATTGAATGTGGACAGGCCTTCATCCAGAAGACACACTTGATTGCACACCGAAGGattcatactggagaaaaaccatatgaatGCGATAACTGTGGGAAGTCCTTCATTTCTAAATCACAGCTCCAGGTACATCAACGAATTCACACAAGAATGAAACCCTTTATATATACTGAATATGGGAAGATCTTCAACAATAGTTCCAACCTCATTACACATAAGAAAGTTCAAATTAGAGAGAAATCTTCCATATGCACTGAATGTGGTAAGGCCTTTACTTACAGATCAGAACTGATTatacatcagagaattcacactgggGAAAAACCTTATGAATGTGGTGACTGTGGAAAAGCTTTTACTCAAAAGTCAGCACTCACAGtgcatcagagaattcatacaggagaaaaatcatatgtaTGCATGAAATGTGGACTAGCCTTCATCCAGAAGGCTCACTTGATTGCACATCAAATaattcatacaggagagaaaccttataaGTGTGGCCATTGTGGGAAATCCTTTACTTCCAAGTCACAACTCCATGTACATAAACgaattcacacaggagagaaaccttataTGTGCACTAAATGTGGGAAGGCATTCACTAACAGGTCAAATCTCATTACACATCAGAAAACTCATACTGGAGAGAAGTCTTACATATGTCCtaaatgtggaaaagccttcacACAAAGGTCAGACTTGATTacacatcagagaattcatactggagagaaaccttatgaatgtggTACCTGTGGGAAAGCCTTTACCCAAAAATCACACCTCAATATACATCAGAAAATTCATACTGGAGAAAGGCAGTATGAATGccatgaatgtgggaaagcctttaacCAGAAATCAATACTCATTGTGCATCAGAAaattcatacaggagagaaaccttatgTTTGCAGTGAGTGTGGAAGAGCTTTCATCCGAAAATCAAACTTCATTActcatcagagaattcatactggagagaaaccttatgaatgcaATGATTGTGGGAAATCTTTTACCTCAAAATCTCAGCTCCTGGTACATCAACCAATTCATACAGGAGAAAAACCATATGTGTGTGCTGTTTGTGGGAAAGCCTTTAGTGGCAGGTCAAATCTCAGTAAACACCAGAAAACTCATACTGGAGAAAAGCCCTACATCTGTTCTGAATGTGGGAAGACCTTCAGACAGAAGTCAGAGTTGATTATACATCatagaattcacactggagagaaaccatatgaatGCAGTGACTGTGGCAAATCTTTCACTAAGAAATCACAACTTCAAGTGCATCAGCGAATTCACACAGGAGAAAAGCCTTATATATGTGCTGAGTGTGGGAAGGCTTTCACAGATAGGTCGAATTTGAATAAACACCAGACAACACACACTGGAGACAAACCCTATAAGTGTGTAGTCTGTGGGAAAGGCTTTGTCCAGAAATCTGTGCTCAATGTCCATCAGAGTATTCACACTTGA
- the LOC112928472 gene encoding uncharacterized protein isoform X3 gives MTMSANRTSPQKSLILVPEEHDSSFEGSVSFRDVAVDFSREEWQHLDLAQRNLYRDVMLETYSHLLSVGYEVPQPEVFMLEQGKEPWALQGESPHQNCTGEKLWDHNQCGKILSYKQAPSQHQKIHTGEKSYECAEFGKIFTQKSQLRVHLKVHTGEKLYVCIDCGKAFVKKPEFITHQRAHTREKPYKCSECGKAFFQVSSLVRHQRIHTGEKLYECSECGKGFSYNSDLSIHQKIHTGERHHECNDCGKAFTQKSTLKMHQKIHTGERSYICIECGQAFIQKTHLIAHRRIHTGEKPYECDNCGKSFISKSQLQVHQRIHTRMKPFIYTEYGKIFNNSSNLITHKKVQIREKSSICTECGKAFTYRSELIIHQRIHTGEKPYECGDCGKAFTQKSALTVHQRIHTGEKSYVCMKCGLAFIQKAHLIAHQIIHTGEKPYKCGHCGKSFTSKSQLHVHKRIHTGEKPYMCTKCGKAFTNRSNLITHQKTHTGEKSYICPKCGKAFTQRSDLITHQRIHTGEKPYECGTCGKAFTQKSHLNIHQKIHTGERQYECHECGKAFNQKSILIVHQKIHTGEKPYVCSECGRAFIRKSNFITHQRIHTGEKPYECNDCGKSFTSKSQLLVHQPIHTGEKPYVCAVCGKAFSGRSNLSKHQKTHTGEKPYICSECGKTFRQKSELIIHHRIHTGEKPYECSDCGKSFTKKSQLQVHQRIHTGEKPYICAECGKAFTDRSNLNKHQTTHTGDKPYKCVVCGKGFVQKSVLNVHQSIHT, from the exons ATGACTATGTCAGCTAATCGGACCTCTCCCCAGAAATCCCTGATCCTGGTTCCAGAGGAACATGACAGTTCATTTGAG GGATCGGTGTCCTTCAGGGATGTCGCTGTAGATTTCAGCAGAGAGGAGTGGCAGCATCTAGACCTTGCTCAGAGAAACCTGTACCgggatgtgatgctggagacctatAGTCACCTGCTCTCTGTAG GGTATGAAGTTCCCCAACCAGAAGTTTTCATGTTGGAGCAAGGAAAGGAGCCATGGGCATTGCAGGGTGAGAGCCCACATCAGAACTGTACAG GAGAGAAGTTATGGGACCATAATCAATGTGGAAAAATTCTCAGCTATAAACAAGCACCCTCTCAACATCAGAAAATTCATACTGGGGAAAAATCTTATGAATGTGCTGAATTTGGAAAGATCTTCACCCAGAAGTCACAACTCAGGGTACATCTGAAAGTTCATACAGGAGAAAAACTCTATGTGTGCATTGACTGTGGGAAGGCTTTTGTAAAGAAGCCAGAATTCATTACACATCAGAGAGCCCATACTAGAGAGAAGCCCTATaagtgcagtgaatgtggaaaagctTTTTTCCAAGTGTCTTCTCTCGTAAGGcaccagagaattcatactggagaaaaactttatgaatgcagtgaatgtggaaaagGCTTCTCTTATAACTCTGATCTCAGTATACATCAAAAAATCCATACTGGAGAAAGACACCATGAATGTAATGATTGCGGTAAAGCATTTACGCAAAAGTCTACACTCAAGATGCATCAAAAGATTCATACAGGTGAGCGATCCTATATATGTATTGAATGTGGACAGGCCTTCATCCAGAAGACACACTTGATTGCACACCGAAGGattcatactggagaaaaaccatatgaatGCGATAACTGTGGGAAGTCCTTCATTTCTAAATCACAGCTCCAGGTACATCAACGAATTCACACAAGAATGAAACCCTTTATATATACTGAATATGGGAAGATCTTCAACAATAGTTCCAACCTCATTACACATAAGAAAGTTCAAATTAGAGAGAAATCTTCCATATGCACTGAATGTGGTAAGGCCTTTACTTACAGATCAGAACTGATTatacatcagagaattcacactgggGAAAAACCTTATGAATGTGGTGACTGTGGAAAAGCTTTTACTCAAAAGTCAGCACTCACAGtgcatcagagaattcatacaggagaaaaatcatatgtaTGCATGAAATGTGGACTAGCCTTCATCCAGAAGGCTCACTTGATTGCACATCAAATaattcatacaggagagaaaccttataaGTGTGGCCATTGTGGGAAATCCTTTACTTCCAAGTCACAACTCCATGTACATAAACgaattcacacaggagagaaaccttataTGTGCACTAAATGTGGGAAGGCATTCACTAACAGGTCAAATCTCATTACACATCAGAAAACTCATACTGGAGAGAAGTCTTACATATGTCCtaaatgtggaaaagccttcacACAAAGGTCAGACTTGATTacacatcagagaattcatactggagagaaaccttatgaatgtggTACCTGTGGGAAAGCCTTTACCCAAAAATCACACCTCAATATACATCAGAAAATTCATACTGGAGAAAGGCAGTATGAATGccatgaatgtgggaaagcctttaacCAGAAATCAATACTCATTGTGCATCAGAAaattcatacaggagagaaaccttatgTTTGCAGTGAGTGTGGAAGAGCTTTCATCCGAAAATCAAACTTCATTActcatcagagaattcatactggagagaaaccttatgaatgcaATGATTGTGGGAAATCTTTTACCTCAAAATCTCAGCTCCTGGTACATCAACCAATTCATACAGGAGAAAAACCATATGTGTGTGCTGTTTGTGGGAAAGCCTTTAGTGGCAGGTCAAATCTCAGTAAACACCAGAAAACTCATACTGGAGAAAAGCCCTACATCTGTTCTGAATGTGGGAAGACCTTCAGACAGAAGTCAGAGTTGATTATACATCatagaattcacactggagagaaaccatatgaatGCAGTGACTGTGGCAAATCTTTCACTAAGAAATCACAACTTCAAGTGCATCAGCGAATTCACACAGGAGAAAAGCCTTATATATGTGCTGAGTGTGGGAAGGCTTTCACAGATAGGTCGAATTTGAATAAACACCAGACAACACACACTGGAGACAAACCCTATAAGTGTGTAGTCTGTGGGAAAGGCTTTGTCCAGAAATCTGTGCTCAATGTCCATCAGAGTATTCACACTTGA
- the LOC112928472 gene encoding uncharacterized protein isoform X4 — translation MLETYSHLLSVGYEVPQPEVFMLEQGKEPWALQGESPHQNCTGEKLWDHNQCGKILSYKQAPSQHQKIHTGEKSYECAEFGKIFTQKSQLRVHLKVHTGEKLYVCIDCGKAFVKKPEFITHQRAHTREKPYKCSECGKAFFQVSSLVRHQRIHTGEKLYECSECGKGFSYNSDLSIHQKIHTGERHHECNDCGKAFTQKSTLKMHQKIHTGERSYICIECGQAFIQKTHLIAHRRIHTGEKPYECDNCGKSFISKSQLQVHQRIHTRMKPFIYTEYGKIFNNSSNLITHKKVQIREKSSICTECGKAFTYRSELIIHQRIHTGEKPYECGDCGKAFTQKSALTVHQRIHTGEKSYVCMKCGLAFIQKAHLIAHQIIHTGEKPYKCGHCGKSFTSKSQLHVHKRIHTGEKPYMCTKCGKAFTNRSNLITHQKTHTGEKSYICPKCGKAFTQRSDLITHQRIHTGEKPYECGTCGKAFTQKSHLNIHQKIHTGERQYECHECGKAFNQKSILIVHQKIHTGEKPYVCSECGRAFIRKSNFITHQRIHTGEKPYECNDCGKSFTSKSQLLVHQPIHTGEKPYVCAVCGKAFSGRSNLSKHQKTHTGEKPYICSECGKTFRQKSELIIHHRIHTGEKPYECSDCGKSFTKKSQLQVHQRIHTGEKPYICAECGKAFTDRSNLNKHQTTHTGDKPYKCVVCGKGFVQKSVLNVHQSIHT, via the exons atgctggagacctatAGTCACCTGCTCTCTGTAG GGTATGAAGTTCCCCAACCAGAAGTTTTCATGTTGGAGCAAGGAAAGGAGCCATGGGCATTGCAGGGTGAGAGCCCACATCAGAACTGTACAG GAGAGAAGTTATGGGACCATAATCAATGTGGAAAAATTCTCAGCTATAAACAAGCACCCTCTCAACATCAGAAAATTCATACTGGGGAAAAATCTTATGAATGTGCTGAATTTGGAAAGATCTTCACCCAGAAGTCACAACTCAGGGTACATCTGAAAGTTCATACAGGAGAAAAACTCTATGTGTGCATTGACTGTGGGAAGGCTTTTGTAAAGAAGCCAGAATTCATTACACATCAGAGAGCCCATACTAGAGAGAAGCCCTATaagtgcagtgaatgtggaaaagctTTTTTCCAAGTGTCTTCTCTCGTAAGGcaccagagaattcatactggagaaaaactttatgaatgcagtgaatgtggaaaagGCTTCTCTTATAACTCTGATCTCAGTATACATCAAAAAATCCATACTGGAGAAAGACACCATGAATGTAATGATTGCGGTAAAGCATTTACGCAAAAGTCTACACTCAAGATGCATCAAAAGATTCATACAGGTGAGCGATCCTATATATGTATTGAATGTGGACAGGCCTTCATCCAGAAGACACACTTGATTGCACACCGAAGGattcatactggagaaaaaccatatgaatGCGATAACTGTGGGAAGTCCTTCATTTCTAAATCACAGCTCCAGGTACATCAACGAATTCACACAAGAATGAAACCCTTTATATATACTGAATATGGGAAGATCTTCAACAATAGTTCCAACCTCATTACACATAAGAAAGTTCAAATTAGAGAGAAATCTTCCATATGCACTGAATGTGGTAAGGCCTTTACTTACAGATCAGAACTGATTatacatcagagaattcacactgggGAAAAACCTTATGAATGTGGTGACTGTGGAAAAGCTTTTACTCAAAAGTCAGCACTCACAGtgcatcagagaattcatacaggagaaaaatcatatgtaTGCATGAAATGTGGACTAGCCTTCATCCAGAAGGCTCACTTGATTGCACATCAAATaattcatacaggagagaaaccttataaGTGTGGCCATTGTGGGAAATCCTTTACTTCCAAGTCACAACTCCATGTACATAAACgaattcacacaggagagaaaccttataTGTGCACTAAATGTGGGAAGGCATTCACTAACAGGTCAAATCTCATTACACATCAGAAAACTCATACTGGAGAGAAGTCTTACATATGTCCtaaatgtggaaaagccttcacACAAAGGTCAGACTTGATTacacatcagagaattcatactggagagaaaccttatgaatgtggTACCTGTGGGAAAGCCTTTACCCAAAAATCACACCTCAATATACATCAGAAAATTCATACTGGAGAAAGGCAGTATGAATGccatgaatgtgggaaagcctttaacCAGAAATCAATACTCATTGTGCATCAGAAaattcatacaggagagaaaccttatgTTTGCAGTGAGTGTGGAAGAGCTTTCATCCGAAAATCAAACTTCATTActcatcagagaattcatactggagagaaaccttatgaatgcaATGATTGTGGGAAATCTTTTACCTCAAAATCTCAGCTCCTGGTACATCAACCAATTCATACAGGAGAAAAACCATATGTGTGTGCTGTTTGTGGGAAAGCCTTTAGTGGCAGGTCAAATCTCAGTAAACACCAGAAAACTCATACTGGAGAAAAGCCCTACATCTGTTCTGAATGTGGGAAGACCTTCAGACAGAAGTCAGAGTTGATTATACATCatagaattcacactggagagaaaccatatgaatGCAGTGACTGTGGCAAATCTTTCACTAAGAAATCACAACTTCAAGTGCATCAGCGAATTCACACAGGAGAAAAGCCTTATATATGTGCTGAGTGTGGGAAGGCTTTCACAGATAGGTCGAATTTGAATAAACACCAGACAACACACACTGGAGACAAACCCTATAAGTGTGTAGTCTGTGGGAAAGGCTTTGTCCAGAAATCTGTGCTCAATGTCCATCAGAGTATTCACACTTGA
- the LOC112928472 gene encoding uncharacterized protein isoform X2, whose amino-acid sequence MLETYSHLLSVGYEVPQPEVFMLEQGKEPWALQGESPHQNCTEDLWQIGDQIESYQQKENKSLRDVAFIKKILTTKKDYEYKDIRKIIYVSQNILSPKRSHQCDSFGIAFKHALDLHSHYRNSTSKNINKITEYSKISYYTDPECSPTGEKLWDHNQCGKILSYKQAPSQHQKIHTGEKSYECAEFGKIFTQKSQLRVHLKVHTGEKLYVCIDCGKAFVKKPEFITHQRAHTREKPYKCSECGKAFFQVSSLVRHQRIHTGEKLYECSECGKGFSYNSDLSIHQKIHTGERHHECNDCGKAFTQKSTLKMHQKIHTGERSYICIECGQAFIQKTHLIAHRRIHTGEKPYECDNCGKSFISKSQLQVHQRIHTRMKPFIYTEYGKIFNNSSNLITHKKVQIREKSSICTECGKAFTYRSELIIHQRIHTGEKPYECGDCGKAFTQKSALTVHQRIHTGEKSYVCMKCGLAFIQKAHLIAHQIIHTGEKPYKCGHCGKSFTSKSQLHVHKRIHTGEKPYMCTKCGKAFTNRSNLITHQKTHTGEKSYICPKCGKAFTQRSDLITHQRIHTGEKPYECGTCGKAFTQKSHLNIHQKIHTGERQYECHECGKAFNQKSILIVHQKIHTGEKPYVCSECGRAFIRKSNFITHQRIHTGEKPYECNDCGKSFTSKSQLLVHQPIHTGEKPYVCAVCGKAFSGRSNLSKHQKTHTGEKPYICSECGKTFRQKSELIIHHRIHTGEKPYECSDCGKSFTKKSQLQVHQRIHTGEKPYICAECGKAFTDRSNLNKHQTTHTGDKPYKCVVCGKGFVQKSVLNVHQSIHT is encoded by the exons atgctggagacctatAGTCACCTGCTCTCTGTAG GGTATGAAGTTCCCCAACCAGAAGTTTTCATGTTGGAGCAAGGAAAGGAGCCATGGGCATTGCAGGGTGAGAGCCCACATCAGAACTGTACAG AAGATTTGTGGCAGATTGGTGACCAGATAGAGAGCtatcagcaaaaagaaaacaaatctttaagaGATGTTGCTTTCATCAAGAAAATTTTGACAACAAAGAAGGATTATGAATATAAggacattagaaaaataatttatgtgagcCAAAACATTCTTTCTCCAAAAAGATCCCATCAGTGTGACTCATTTGGAATTGCTTTCAAACATGCTTTAGATTTACACAGTCATTATAGAAACAGTACCTCAAAGAACATTAATAAGATTACTGAATATAGTAAAATTTCTTACTATACTGACCCTGAGTGTTCTCCAACAGGAGAGAAGTTATGGGACCATAATCAATGTGGAAAAATTCTCAGCTATAAACAAGCACCCTCTCAACATCAGAAAATTCATACTGGGGAAAAATCTTATGAATGTGCTGAATTTGGAAAGATCTTCACCCAGAAGTCACAACTCAGGGTACATCTGAAAGTTCATACAGGAGAAAAACTCTATGTGTGCATTGACTGTGGGAAGGCTTTTGTAAAGAAGCCAGAATTCATTACACATCAGAGAGCCCATACTAGAGAGAAGCCCTATaagtgcagtgaatgtggaaaagctTTTTTCCAAGTGTCTTCTCTCGTAAGGcaccagagaattcatactggagaaaaactttatgaatgcagtgaatgtggaaaagGCTTCTCTTATAACTCTGATCTCAGTATACATCAAAAAATCCATACTGGAGAAAGACACCATGAATGTAATGATTGCGGTAAAGCATTTACGCAAAAGTCTACACTCAAGATGCATCAAAAGATTCATACAGGTGAGCGATCCTATATATGTATTGAATGTGGACAGGCCTTCATCCAGAAGACACACTTGATTGCACACCGAAGGattcatactggagaaaaaccatatgaatGCGATAACTGTGGGAAGTCCTTCATTTCTAAATCACAGCTCCAGGTACATCAACGAATTCACACAAGAATGAAACCCTTTATATATACTGAATATGGGAAGATCTTCAACAATAGTTCCAACCTCATTACACATAAGAAAGTTCAAATTAGAGAGAAATCTTCCATATGCACTGAATGTGGTAAGGCCTTTACTTACAGATCAGAACTGATTatacatcagagaattcacactgggGAAAAACCTTATGAATGTGGTGACTGTGGAAAAGCTTTTACTCAAAAGTCAGCACTCACAGtgcatcagagaattcatacaggagaaaaatcatatgtaTGCATGAAATGTGGACTAGCCTTCATCCAGAAGGCTCACTTGATTGCACATCAAATaattcatacaggagagaaaccttataaGTGTGGCCATTGTGGGAAATCCTTTACTTCCAAGTCACAACTCCATGTACATAAACgaattcacacaggagagaaaccttataTGTGCACTAAATGTGGGAAGGCATTCACTAACAGGTCAAATCTCATTACACATCAGAAAACTCATACTGGAGAGAAGTCTTACATATGTCCtaaatgtggaaaagccttcacACAAAGGTCAGACTTGATTacacatcagagaattcatactggagagaaaccttatgaatgtggTACCTGTGGGAAAGCCTTTACCCAAAAATCACACCTCAATATACATCAGAAAATTCATACTGGAGAAAGGCAGTATGAATGccatgaatgtgggaaagcctttaacCAGAAATCAATACTCATTGTGCATCAGAAaattcatacaggagagaaaccttatgTTTGCAGTGAGTGTGGAAGAGCTTTCATCCGAAAATCAAACTTCATTActcatcagagaattcatactggagagaaaccttatgaatgcaATGATTGTGGGAAATCTTTTACCTCAAAATCTCAGCTCCTGGTACATCAACCAATTCATACAGGAGAAAAACCATATGTGTGTGCTGTTTGTGGGAAAGCCTTTAGTGGCAGGTCAAATCTCAGTAAACACCAGAAAACTCATACTGGAGAAAAGCCCTACATCTGTTCTGAATGTGGGAAGACCTTCAGACAGAAGTCAGAGTTGATTATACATCatagaattcacactggagagaaaccatatgaatGCAGTGACTGTGGCAAATCTTTCACTAAGAAATCACAACTTCAAGTGCATCAGCGAATTCACACAGGAGAAAAGCCTTATATATGTGCTGAGTGTGGGAAGGCTTTCACAGATAGGTCGAATTTGAATAAACACCAGACAACACACACTGGAGACAAACCCTATAAGTGTGTAGTCTGTGGGAAAGGCTTTGTCCAGAAATCTGTGCTCAATGTCCATCAGAGTATTCACACTTGA